The genome window TTATGTTGAACGGGGTAATCGTAAAAAAATTCGCTCACAAATTGCGATTTACGATTATCTTAAAGGCATTGAAAAGCAAACACGTAAACGCATCAGCGAAGTGAAAAAACATGAATATAGAGAATGAATCTCGTGATATTGCCGCCCTCGACTTAGGCTCGAACAGTTTTCATATGGTGGTGGCGAAGGTAATCGATAAAGATTTACAGATTGTCAGTCGTCACAAACAACGCGTCCATCTCGCTGCCGGTCTCGATGACGATAAAAACCTCAGTGAAGAGGCGATACAACGAGCGCTCGACTGCCTCGCTATGTTTGCAGAACGCATTCAAGATTTCTCCCCAGATAACGTCCGCATTGCCGCCACTCACACATTAAGACAAGCGGTTAACTCACGAACCTTCATTGAGCGAGCTCGCAGTGTTATCCCCTTTCCCATTGAAGTGATCGCGGGAACAGAAGAAGCTCGCCTCATTTTTCTTGGCGTCGCCCACACACAGCCACCGTCTGATGAATCGATGCTCGTCGTCGATATTGGTGGCGGTAGTACCGAAATGATCATCGGTCGTGGATTTGAACCCTTGCTGGTCAATAGCAAACAAATGGGATGTGTCAGCTATACCCATCGGTATTTTGCCAATAATAAATTATCGAAAAAGAATTTTGCCCAAGCCATCTTGGCCGCACAGCAACGCCTAGAATCTCTGGCTCAATCCTATCGAAAAGCGAGCTGGAATATTGCCTTTGGATCCTCAGGCACGGCTAAAGCCATCAAAGAGGTATTAATTGGCTTAGGGTATGAGGATGGTTTAATCACAGCAACACGCTTAGAAAAGCTGATTGAACGTCTTTGTGAATGGCGGACGATCGATGAGATTGAGCTCGATGGGCTCAATGACGAGCGTAAACCCGTGTTTGCGGCAGGCGTGGCCATTATGGCAGCCATTTTTCAGGACCTACACATCGACGAGATGCACTTCTCCGATGGCGCTTTGCGTGAAGGCTTACTCTATGAAATGGAAGATCGCTTTAAATACAGCGATATCCGCTTACGTATCACCGAGGCGCTCGCCGATAAACACGCCGTCGACTTAGAGCATGCCGCTATCGTAAAAAGCTATGCAAGGGATTTTTTGGATCAAGTGGGGGCAACGATTGGTATTCAATCGGAGTCCGAATTACCGGCCTTACTTGAGTGGGGAGCACTTCTACACGAAGTGGGCTTAAACATCAGTTATCAAGCGTTTCATCGCCACTCCGCTTACATTCTCACGCATACCAATATGGCAGGATTTAACCGTGAGCAACAGCAGGTGCTTGCCACCTTGGCGCGCTTTCAGCGTAAAGCTCTCAAACTCAATGAAATGGAGAGTTTTACGTTATTTAAGAAAAAACACATCCTAGGACTGATTCGAATTCTGCGCCTCTCTATTTTGGTCAACGGTCAGCGCCACGAAGAACTGCTCCCAGAATTGACGCTCTCGATTCAAGACGATGCTTGGCATTTAACCTGTGAAGATAAAAACTGGTTAGAGAACAATTTGCTGCTTCATGCTGACTTGAAAACCGAGCAACAATACTGGGATCAAATTGGCTGGGAACTGGTGTTTTAAGAGATGAGCGATTAAGGCGTTAGCCCGACCTTAGCCAGCTCTTTCTCTGCTTGTGCGACGGGCAGAGAAAGATACCCTTCGCGCTGCACCAGCGCCTGACCTTGGCGCGAGAAAATAAAACGAATGAATTCTCTCTCAATGGGGGCCAATGGCTTAAGCGGATTCTTGTTGACGTAAACGTACACATAACGGGATAGCGGATAACGATCGGAAAAAATATTCGCTTTCGTTGGCTCAATATAATCGGTCCCTTGCTTGGCAATAGGCAGTAATCGCACTCCAGATACGCGATAACCGATTCCAGAATACCCTATCGCGTTAATCGAGGACGCCACAGACTGCACAACAGAGGCCGATCCCGGCTGCTCATTGACGTTGCGTTTAAAATCCCCACGACACAAAGCGACTTTTTTAAAATATCCATAAGTTCCGGAGACAGAATTACGACCAAATAATTGGATGCCGCGTTTGGCCCAGCGTTGCGGTAACCCAAGCTGCTGCCAAGTGGTAATTTTATGTGTCGCCCCACAATTTAATGTTTCCGAGAACATACTGTCGATTTGCGCGAAGTTGAGGCCTTTTATCGGATTGTCTTTTTGCACGAAGATGCCAATCGCATCAATCGCAATTTTTAGCTCAATCGGTTTATAGCCATGCTCACGCTCAAAGCCATCAATTTCACGAGAGCGCATCGGCCGGCTCATCGGTCCAATTTGTGCGGTACCTTCGGTTAAGGCGGGCGGAGCGGTTGCTGAGCCAGACGCTTGCACCTGAACATCTACATTGGGGTAAAGCGTTTTAAAATCTTCGACCCACAGCGTGGTGAGCCCAGCTAATGTATCCGACCCGACACTGGTTAGGCTGCCAGTGACGCCAATGCTTTTATGGTAATACGGTAATCGGGCGTCGCTGTTTTTCGCCGCAACCACAGAGGGAACCAACGCTGGGATGGCCATCAATAAGACAATAAGACACCGACGGAACAGTTTATATCGTGTCATCACGGCGCACCACTAAGCGGGGCGGTAGCACAAACGAGAACTGACTGCCTTCACCGACTTTACTTTGAATATCTAAACGAGATTCATGATGAGATAACGCATGCTTTACGATTGCCAGTCCTAAGCCACTGCCACCCGTATCACGAGAACGAGCCTTATCAACGCGATAGAATCGCTCTGTGAGGCGGTGTAAGTGCTGAGGTTCAATCCCGTCACCAGTATCAATCACTTGCAAATGCGCTCCCTGTATCGACGAGAACCAACGTACCGTAATCGTCGAACCATCCGGTGTGTATTTGACCGCATTGTAAACCAAATTAGAAATGGCGCTGCGTAACTGATCTTCATCACCATAGACGGTGAGCTGGTGATCGATATCGAAGACAAGCTGATGATTGCCCTCCCCACTGAGGCTCTGAGCTTCTTTTTCAAGAACGTCAAGCATGCTGGGGACATTGACGATATCTTCAAGCTCATGTTTGGGCGCAGCCTCAATTTTGGATAACGTGAGCAATTGGTTCACAAGACTGTTCATGCGAGAGAGCTGCTCGGTCATGACGCCGTGCGCTTTACTCCACATTGGGCCGACGATCATATCCGGATCTTCGGTCATTTCCAAATACCCTTGTAATACCGTCATCGGTGTACGCAGTTCATGTGAGACGTTCGCAAAGAAGTTGCGGCGCATGCCTTCAAGTTGCTTTAACTGCGTGACATCCCGAACCACCATCAAGTGCTCACCGTCAGTATACGGCACAATTCGTAACTCCAGTGACCGCTCAACATTGAGGGGGGAACGAATTTCCAGTGGTTCAGTGAAATCGGCTTTCTTAAGATATTTAATAAAATCTGGCGAGCGAATTAAATTGGAAATCGGCTGACCGTTATCATCCGGCCATTGAAACCCGAGTAAATGTTGCGCTAACCGGTTACACCAAACGATGTTACCTTCGGAGCGAAACACCACAACCGCATCAGGTAAGGACTCAGCCCCATTACGAAAACGACGAATGAGACCACTGAGCTCACGCCGCTTTTTGCGTTGGCGCTGTTGTAGCCGATACATACCATTAAATAGAAACTCCCAATGACCGGACCCAGAAGGTGGTGACAAGCGCTTTTCATCCCACAACCAAGACGACAACCGAATTTGATTATAAAGATGCCATAGCAATTGCAACGCGGTCGCGGCAAAGAGCAACCATGAAAGATGTCCAAAAACACATCCTACAAGGATCCAAGGCAAGTAAAAAAAAGCCAGCTCCCAAGCCAGCTTTTTCCAGGTCAGTCGTTCAGTCATAGGGTTACATCGGGACCTTATTAAGCTCGAGTGGAGAAACGGTAACCGGCACCACGTACGGTTTGAATCAGTTTATCGTGTCCCACGCTCTCTAACGCTTTTCGTAAACGACGAATATGGACATCGACTGTTCGGTCTTCAACATACACATTGGTGCCCCAAACGTTATTAAGCAGTTGCTCGCGGCTATACACACGTTCTTGGTGTGTCATGAAAAAGTGCAACATTTTAAATTCGGTCGGCCCCATATCAAGTGGCGCATCTTCGGATGTCACCCGATGAGAAACCGGATCAAGTTTGAGACCTTGAACATCAATCACATCTTCTAAAGCGGTTGGCGTCACACGTCGAATCACGGCTTTTAAGCGTGCCACCAATTCTTTCGGTGAAAAAGGTTTGGTAATGTAATCATCCGCGCCCACTTCAAGGCCACGGACTTTGTCTTCTTCCTCACCACGAGCAGTCAGCATAACGATAGGAATATTTTTGGTCAGTTCCTCACGTTTCATATGCTTAATGAAGTTGATACCACTGCCCCCCGGTAACATCCAATCAAGTAACACAAGATCAGGGAAGGGCTCACCGAGTTTGCTGACGGCCGTGTCATAATCTTCCGCTTCAACGGCTTGGTAACCTTTTTGCTCGAGGACAAAACACAGCATTTCACGAATGGGCGCTTCATCCTCAACTACTAGAATCCTTCTAGTCATAATTGAATAACCTTTGCTTATTATCAACTGTAGGCATTATCAAGAATAATTATGACACTTTTGTGACCTTTGCAAAGAATTTTTCATATAAGTTTCTCAC of Vibrio zhugei contains these proteins:
- a CDS encoding PstS family phosphate ABC transporter substrate-binding protein, which encodes MTRYKLFRRCLIVLLMAIPALVPSVVAAKNSDARLPYYHKSIGVTGSLTSVGSDTLAGLTTLWVEDFKTLYPNVDVQVQASGSATAPPALTEGTAQIGPMSRPMRSREIDGFEREHGYKPIELKIAIDAIGIFVQKDNPIKGLNFAQIDSMFSETLNCGATHKITTWQQLGLPQRWAKRGIQLFGRNSVSGTYGYFKKVALCRGDFKRNVNEQPGSASVVQSVASSINAIGYSGIGYRVSGVRLLPIAKQGTDYIEPTKANIFSDRYPLSRYVYVYVNKNPLKPLAPIEREFIRFIFSRQGQALVQREGYLSLPVAQAEKELAKVGLTP
- the phoR gene encoding phosphate regulon sensor histidine kinase PhoR, whose protein sequence is MTERLTWKKLAWELAFFYLPWILVGCVFGHLSWLLFAATALQLLWHLYNQIRLSSWLWDEKRLSPPSGSGHWEFLFNGMYRLQQRQRKKRRELSGLIRRFRNGAESLPDAVVVFRSEGNIVWCNRLAQHLLGFQWPDDNGQPISNLIRSPDFIKYLKKADFTEPLEIRSPLNVERSLELRIVPYTDGEHLMVVRDVTQLKQLEGMRRNFFANVSHELRTPMTVLQGYLEMTEDPDMIVGPMWSKAHGVMTEQLSRMNSLVNQLLTLSKIEAAPKHELEDIVNVPSMLDVLEKEAQSLSGEGNHQLVFDIDHQLTVYGDEDQLRSAISNLVYNAVKYTPDGSTITVRWFSSIQGAHLQVIDTGDGIEPQHLHRLTERFYRVDKARSRDTGGSGLGLAIVKHALSHHESRLDIQSKVGEGSQFSFVLPPRLVVRRDDTI
- the ppx gene encoding exopolyphosphatase, whose product is MNIENESRDIAALDLGSNSFHMVVAKVIDKDLQIVSRHKQRVHLAAGLDDDKNLSEEAIQRALDCLAMFAERIQDFSPDNVRIAATHTLRQAVNSRTFIERARSVIPFPIEVIAGTEEARLIFLGVAHTQPPSDESMLVVDIGGGSTEMIIGRGFEPLLVNSKQMGCVSYTHRYFANNKLSKKNFAQAILAAQQRLESLAQSYRKASWNIAFGSSGTAKAIKEVLIGLGYEDGLITATRLEKLIERLCEWRTIDEIELDGLNDERKPVFAAGVAIMAAIFQDLHIDEMHFSDGALREGLLYEMEDRFKYSDIRLRITEALADKHAVDLEHAAIVKSYARDFLDQVGATIGIQSESELPALLEWGALLHEVGLNISYQAFHRHSAYILTHTNMAGFNREQQQVLATLARFQRKALKLNEMESFTLFKKKHILGLIRILRLSILVNGQRHEELLPELTLSIQDDAWHLTCEDKNWLENNLLLHADLKTEQQYWDQIGWELVF
- the phoB gene encoding phosphate regulon transcriptional regulator PhoB; translation: MTRRILVVEDEAPIREMLCFVLEQKGYQAVEAEDYDTAVSKLGEPFPDLVLLDWMLPGGSGINFIKHMKREELTKNIPIVMLTARGEEEDKVRGLEVGADDYITKPFSPKELVARLKAVIRRVTPTALEDVIDVQGLKLDPVSHRVTSEDAPLDMGPTEFKMLHFFMTHQERVYSREQLLNNVWGTNVYVEDRTVDVHIRRLRKALESVGHDKLIQTVRGAGYRFSTRA